A genomic region of Candidatus Delongbacteria bacterium contains the following coding sequences:
- a CDS encoding VOC family protein: MEVLRLLVKDFDECFKFYSEKLGLKVIWGKLGDVYASFDNGNRGEIGIFKSDLMASVVGNSEEELPINCREKVMIILSVNSVDDEYNKMKSRGVDFINIPVDMPDWGMRVVHLRDSEGNLIEMCSGLLNK; encoded by the coding sequence ATGGAAGTATTAAGATTATTGGTGAAAGATTTTGACGAATGTTTCAAATTTTACTCAGAAAAACTTGGACTGAAAGTAATTTGGGGTAAATTAGGTGATGTATATGCCAGTTTTGATAACGGAAATAGAGGTGAAATTGGAATTTTTAAGTCAGATTTAATGGCGTCAGTTGTTGGAAATTCAGAGGAGGAGTTGCCGATTAATTGTAGAGAGAAAGTTATGATAATTTTAAGTGTAAACAGTGTTGATGATGAGTATAACAAGATGAAATCAAGAGGAGTAGATTTTATTAATATACCAGTTGATATGCCAGATTGGGGAATGAGAGTCGTTCATTTAAGAGATTCTGAAGGTAATTTAATAGAAATGTGCTCAGGATTATTAAACAAATGA
- a CDS encoding T9SS type A sorting domain-containing protein, producing the protein MTRKVKIISILSLLVVCLYAGWEFIIIGQTSHRYYSYSIGEGRNDGIKRLYCGTSSAEVLELSFEDGEWEMKSCGKANNLSFCNISTVTVGDGRGDGVNRIYAAVQDGYVYEYSYENEQWKVEKVGGASNWVTGGADVGIPRNDGVMRVVGAGYTSTREFTWNGNDWDELIICPGNIDFWAVNIDDGRGDGLNRIYSSDGHQSNNCIREYSWNGTEYTEMQLNAPNQMIKTAIGPARNDGKNRVYGAGRFGHVYEFTWENDQWNMIDIQDETSPLLSRYGLEVGMEDDGKYYVYSTAQSGDTRRHSYLNNQWEEEIVESVTGATVNIGFGDARNDGKQRLYIAAIGKTYECFPPEVYIGEQAIPKGIDLKNYPNPFNPETQISFEIYENSDVSMMIYNSKGQIIDKLYNGMLNSGYHEFTFDGSNLVSGVYYCKIYIGKVEYTRAMNLVK; encoded by the coding sequence ATGACGAGAAAAGTTAAGATTATTTCAATTCTATCTCTATTAGTTGTATGCCTTTATGCAGGATGGGAATTCATTATAATTGGTCAAACGTCTCATAGGTATTATAGCTATAGCATCGGTGAGGGTAGAAATGATGGCATTAAAAGATTGTATTGTGGAACAAGTTCAGCTGAAGTTTTAGAGTTATCATTTGAAGACGGTGAATGGGAGATGAAAAGTTGTGGAAAAGCTAATAATTTAAGCTTCTGCAATATATCCACTGTTACAGTAGGTGATGGACGTGGAGATGGTGTCAATAGAATATATGCAGCAGTTCAAGATGGCTATGTTTACGAATACTCTTATGAAAATGAACAATGGAAAGTGGAGAAAGTTGGAGGGGCAAGTAATTGGGTAACTGGAGGAGCTGATGTTGGTATTCCACGTAATGACGGAGTAATGAGAGTTGTTGGTGCAGGATATACTTCCACAAGAGAATTTACTTGGAATGGTAATGATTGGGACGAGTTAATTATTTGTCCTGGTAATATAGATTTCTGGGCTGTAAATATTGATGATGGTAGAGGTGACGGTTTAAATAGAATCTACAGCTCTGATGGTCACCAATCTAACAATTGTATAAGAGAATACAGTTGGAATGGAACTGAATATACTGAGATGCAACTCAATGCACCAAATCAGATGATAAAAACAGCTATTGGACCTGCTAGAAATGATGGGAAAAACAGAGTTTACGGAGCAGGTCGATTTGGACATGTATATGAGTTTACATGGGAAAATGATCAATGGAATATGATAGATATTCAAGACGAGACATCACCTCTACTTTCCAGATATGGGCTTGAAGTAGGAATGGAAGATGATGGCAAATATTATGTATATTCAACTGCTCAAAGCGGAGATACTAGAAGACACTCATATTTGAACAATCAGTGGGAAGAAGAGATTGTTGAGTCAGTAACTGGAGCTACGGTTAATATCGGATTTGGAGATGCAAGGAATGATGGAAAGCAAAGATTATATATTGCGGCTATAGGGAAAACTTATGAATGCTTTCCTCCAGAAGTTTATATTGGTGAGCAAGCGATTCCAAAAGGAATAGATCTTAAAAATTATCCTAATCCTTTTAATCCAGAAACACAGATCTCATTTGAGATCTATGAAAATTCTGATGTCAGTATGATGATCTACAATAGTAAAGGACAGATTATTGATAAGCTTTATAATGGTATGTTAAATAGTGGTTATCATGAATTCACTTTTGATGGTTCAAATCTCGTAAGTGGTGTATATTATTGCAAAATCTATATAGGAAAAGTAGAGTATACAAGAGCTATGAATTTAGTAAAATAA